Proteins from a single region of Gossypium arboreum isolate Shixiya-1 chromosome 1, ASM2569848v2, whole genome shotgun sequence:
- the LOC108477233 gene encoding uncharacterized protein At2g02148 isoform X1 yields MGSRLPVQHYSNSFIPTSLHDLNTVDSRPSEIDAVDATDALDHHDHAHPDSTTVECLHESYRNSLPIHGVGAEEEDRSSLDNADSSRGAFSILTIEDVSPIESARARFLQIILDNFINDHVIEVVDNESPVEYNAQSGQEKLNKRKTGDIQYEGDPRFALPLMYVANLYETLVKDVNLRIASLNGIRDKTIGVALEAAGGLYRRLAKRFPKKGSYMYKRRELATSNETRTRFPELVIQEEKRVRFVVVNGLDIVERPNNVPVEDSEWFKRLTGRNEVAISAQDYKFYSPRHKYRRVTSNTVSNIPALPAFSGTDSSPLSNAQGFHTVNETQQQTPSKHHIPTMSHQPQFHPIHQNHHQPVHPNQHGAHFPQTHQCGPPSHLPEISHAHQSPTMSQHIACLQPLTGGHVGARLHVMPTNPAKYCDECGAPYLRETSKFCSECGIKRLGI; encoded by the exons atGGGGAGTAGACTTCCAGTCCAGCACTATAGTAATTCCTTCATCCCCACCTCTCTTCACGACCTCAACACCGTTGATTCTCGACCTTCTGAAATCGACGCCGTTGATGCCACTGATGCTTTGGATCACCACGATCACGCCCATCCCGATTCCACTACTGTT GAGTGTTTGCATGAATCTTATAGAAATTCTTTGCCAATTCATGGCGTTGGAGCGGAGGAAGAAGATCGGTCTAGCTTAGACAATGCTGATTCTTCCAGAGGAGCTTTCAGTATTTTGACAATTGAAG ATGTTTCACCTATTGAATCAGCAAGGGCCAGATTTTTGCAAATCATATTGGATAACTTTATTAATGACCATGTGATTGAAGTGGTTGATAACGAGTCACCTGTGGAATATAATGCTCAGTCAGGACAAGAGAAACTGAATAAGAGAAAGACAGGAGATATACAATATGAAGGCGATCCTAGGTTTGCTTTGCCCTTAATGTATGTTGCCAATTTGTATGAAACTTTAGTTAAAGATGTAAACTTGAGGATTGCTTCCTTGAATGGCATTCGTGATAAGACCATTGGGGTAGCGCTTGAAGCTGCTGGTGGATTGTACAGAAGGTTGGCTAAAAGATTCCCTAAAAAAG GTTCTTATATGTATAAAAGAAGAGAACTTGCAACTTCTAACGAAACAAGGACAAGGTTTCCAGAACTAGTTATACAAGAAGAAAAGAGAGTTCGTTTTGTAGTTGTCAATGGTTTGGATATTGTCGAGAGACCAAATAATGTGCCTGTTGAGGATTCTGAGTG GTTTAAACGGCTAACAGGTCGGAATGAGGTTGCTATCTCTGCTCAAGACTACAAGTTTTATTCTCCAAGGCACAAGTATAGGCGTGTCACATCAAACACAGTATCTAACATCCCTGCTTTGCCT GCATTCTCTGGCACTGACAGTTCTCCTTTGTCTAATGCACAAGGGTTTCACACCGTCAATGAA ACTCAGCAGCAGACTCCTTCCAAGCATCATATACCAACAATGTCACATCAGCCCCAATTTCATCCTATTCACCAGAACCATCATCAACCAGTTCACCCAAACCAACATGGAGCTCATTTTCCCCAGACTCATCAATGTGGGCCACCATCCCACTTACCTGAAATTAGTCATGCTCACCAGTCACCAACCATGTCTCAACACATAGCTTGCTTACAACCCTTAACAGGAGGTCATGTTGGTGCACGCTTACATGTTATG CCTACAAATCCAGCGAAATACTGCGATGAATGTGGGGCACCTTACCTGAGGGAAACATCCAAGTTCTGTTCAGAATGTGGTATAAAGAGGTTAGGGATATGA
- the LOC108477233 gene encoding uncharacterized protein At2g02148 isoform X2: MPLMLWITTITPIPIPLLLSECLHESYRNSLPIHGVGAEEEDRSSLDNADSSRGAFSILTIEDVSPIESARARFLQIILDNFINDHVIEVVDNESPVEYNAQSGQEKLNKRKTGDIQYEGDPRFALPLMYVANLYETLVKDVNLRIASLNGIRDKTIGVALEAAGGLYRRLAKRFPKKGSYMYKRRELATSNETRTRFPELVIQEEKRVRFVVVNGLDIVERPNNVPVEDSEWFKRLTGRNEVAISAQDYKFYSPRHKYRRVTSNTVSNIPALPAFSGTDSSPLSNAQGFHTVNETQQQTPSKHHIPTMSHQPQFHPIHQNHHQPVHPNQHGAHFPQTHQCGPPSHLPEISHAHQSPTMSQHIACLQPLTGGHVGARLHVMPTNPAKYCDECGAPYLRETSKFCSECGIKRLGI; this comes from the exons ATGCCACTGATGCTTTGGATCACCACGATCACGCCCATCCCGATTCCACTACTGTTGTCT GAGTGTTTGCATGAATCTTATAGAAATTCTTTGCCAATTCATGGCGTTGGAGCGGAGGAAGAAGATCGGTCTAGCTTAGACAATGCTGATTCTTCCAGAGGAGCTTTCAGTATTTTGACAATTGAAG ATGTTTCACCTATTGAATCAGCAAGGGCCAGATTTTTGCAAATCATATTGGATAACTTTATTAATGACCATGTGATTGAAGTGGTTGATAACGAGTCACCTGTGGAATATAATGCTCAGTCAGGACAAGAGAAACTGAATAAGAGAAAGACAGGAGATATACAATATGAAGGCGATCCTAGGTTTGCTTTGCCCTTAATGTATGTTGCCAATTTGTATGAAACTTTAGTTAAAGATGTAAACTTGAGGATTGCTTCCTTGAATGGCATTCGTGATAAGACCATTGGGGTAGCGCTTGAAGCTGCTGGTGGATTGTACAGAAGGTTGGCTAAAAGATTCCCTAAAAAAG GTTCTTATATGTATAAAAGAAGAGAACTTGCAACTTCTAACGAAACAAGGACAAGGTTTCCAGAACTAGTTATACAAGAAGAAAAGAGAGTTCGTTTTGTAGTTGTCAATGGTTTGGATATTGTCGAGAGACCAAATAATGTGCCTGTTGAGGATTCTGAGTG GTTTAAACGGCTAACAGGTCGGAATGAGGTTGCTATCTCTGCTCAAGACTACAAGTTTTATTCTCCAAGGCACAAGTATAGGCGTGTCACATCAAACACAGTATCTAACATCCCTGCTTTGCCT GCATTCTCTGGCACTGACAGTTCTCCTTTGTCTAATGCACAAGGGTTTCACACCGTCAATGAA ACTCAGCAGCAGACTCCTTCCAAGCATCATATACCAACAATGTCACATCAGCCCCAATTTCATCCTATTCACCAGAACCATCATCAACCAGTTCACCCAAACCAACATGGAGCTCATTTTCCCCAGACTCATCAATGTGGGCCACCATCCCACTTACCTGAAATTAGTCATGCTCACCAGTCACCAACCATGTCTCAACACATAGCTTGCTTACAACCCTTAACAGGAGGTCATGTTGGTGCACGCTTACATGTTATG CCTACAAATCCAGCGAAATACTGCGATGAATGTGGGGCACCTTACCTGAGGGAAACATCCAAGTTCTGTTCAGAATGTGGTATAAAGAGGTTAGGGATATGA